A single window of Onychostoma macrolepis isolate SWU-2019 chromosome 16, ASM1243209v1, whole genome shotgun sequence DNA harbors:
- the LOC131521984 gene encoding transmembrane protein 74, which yields MASVELLYIDNRGGRPDPPGVLDWSSSPLHVHRLNSSVEDASPTLKAPACEGQCNSAPRTAPVRGQHGQHRHQPTEKVRVCCDEELETSFTYVDENVNLRLATPDTSEKSARHAASLHDSSSEIRPEGHQELSMMSDIDLSSESSGKSVDYGFISAVTFLITGISLVIISYTVPRDVRVNPDNVSAREMERLENESARIGAHLDRCVIAGLCLLTLGGVVLSTLLMISMWKGEMYRRKAFAYSKHSTKLYGSINLRTRSSPSRSSPPHSLVEEENGDAIS from the coding sequence ATGGCCTCGGTGGAGTTACTCTACATAGATAATAGAGGGGGAAGACCTGATCCCCCCGGGGTACTGGATTGGTCTTCTAGCCCTCTTCATGTTCACAGGCTAAACAGTTCGGTGGAAGACGCTTCTCCCACTCTGAAGGCGCCTGCCTGTGAGGGACAGTGTAATTCAGCACCAAGGACGGCTCCTGTCAGAGGACAACATGGCCAGCACCGGCATCAGCCCACAGAGAAGGTCAGGGTGTGTTGTGACGAGGAGCTGGAGACCTCGTTCACTTACGTCGATGAAAATGTCAATCTCCGGTTGGCCACCCCGGACACGAGCGAGAAAAGTGCCCGCCATGCGGCTTCGCTCCACGACTCCTCGAGCGAAATCCGTCCCGAGGGCCACCAGGAGTTGTCGATGATGTCCGACATCGACCTCAGCTCAGAGAGTTCGGGGAAATCCGTGGATTACGGATTCATCAGCGCAGTCACGTTCCTGATCACCGGGATCTCGCTGGTGATCATATCATACACGGTCCCTCGTGACGTCAGAGTGAACCCCGACAACGTCTCTGCACGTGAAATGGAAAGACTCGAGAACGAGAGCGCTAGGATAGGCGCACACCTTGACAGGTGTGTTATCGCCGGCCTTTGCCTTCTCACCCTAGGCGGGGTGGTGCTGTCCACTCTGCTAATGATTTCGATGTGGAAAGGTGAGATGTACAGAAGGAAAGCCTTTGCTTATTCAAAGCACTCTACAAAGCTCTATGGTTCGATTAATTTAAGAACAAGATCGAGTCCCAGTCGCTCATCGCCACCACATAGTTTGGTCGAGGAGGAGAATGGCGATGCCATTAGTTGA